The window ATCCCACTGGAGTGGCTCGACCGGTTCGGCGCCGTCGTGGTCTCCGTCGACTACCGGCTGGCACCCGACGTCACCGGCACGACCCTGGTCGACGACGCCTACGCCGGTCTGCTCTGGGTCGCCGAGCACGCCGACGAACTGGGCATCGATCCTGCCCGCATCGTCGTCGCCGGCACCAGCGCCGGTGGTGGTCTCGCCGCCGGAGTCACCCTGATGGCGCGTGACCGGGCCACCCCGGCGATCGCCGCCCAGATGCTGATCTACCCCATGCTCGACCACCGCAACGACACCACCTCGAGCCAGCAGTACGAGGCCAAGCCCGGTGTCTGGACCCGCGAGATGAACGAGTACGGATGGCGCTCCGTCCTCGGCGACCTGGCCGACGAGGACGTGCCCGCCTACGTCTCCCCCGCCCTGGCCGACGACCTCTCGGGTCTGCCGACCACCTACATCGACGCCGGCACGGCCGAGGTCTTCCGCGACGAGGACGTCGACTACGCCACCCGGATCTGGGCGGCCGGTGGCCAGGCCGAACTGCACATCTGGGCTGGCGGCTTCCACGGCTTCGACGCCCTCTACCCGCAGGTCCCCGTCTCGGCCGCCGCACGCCGTACCCGCACCGACTGGCTCACCCGAGTCCTGAACCCTGTTCCTGCCGAATAGGCGTCGACCCTGTCTCCAGTCCTGCGAGACCAGGCGCTCCAGACGGTTCGAGGGCCCCGATCCGGTGTTTCCGGATCGAGGGCCCTCGTCGTACGCGGTGATGCTGTTGCCGTACGCGGATCGTGGGCTTCTGCTCAACCGGCCGGGTGGCCGACGGGTTCGCGGATCTGGTCGGGCGCGGGGGTTGCGGGGTTGGTGCTGCGGTCGCGCATGAGGACTAGGGCCAGTACGGCGGCGGCCAGCACCCCGGCCCCGCCCGCCACGAAGCTGGCCGACATGGCGGTGGTGAACGCCTCCCGGGCGGTCTCGGCGAGGCCGGTGTTTCCGGTGCCGGTGGCGAGGTTGAGGGCGTCCGAGATCGAGTGGCGGCTCGCCTCCGGTGCCGAGTCCGGCATGGAACCGGTGAAGGTCCTGGACAGGACCGCACCGAGGATGGCGACGCCGAGCGCGGCACCCGCCTGCTGGACGGTGTCGTTGAGCGCCGACCCGACCCCGGCGTGCTCGGTGGGCACGGCCCCCATCAGCGCGGCGGTGGCGGCAGGCAGGGCCAGGCCGCCGCCGATCCCGATCAGGACCATGGCCGCGACCAGCATGCCGAAGCCGTTCTCCGCGGAGAGGGTGGCCAGCGCACCGAACCCGGCCGCGATCACCACGAGGCCGGCGGCGGTCATCCACCGGTTGCCGATCTTCTGGCCCAGGGTGGCGCCGACGGTGTTGGAGGCGAGGGTGGCGACCGCCATCGGGGCGAAGGCGAGGCCGGTCTGGGTGGGCGAGTAGCCGAGTACGAACTGGAGGTACTGGGTCAGGACCAGCATCAGCCCGCCGTTGGCGAAGGTCAGCAGGACGAGGGAGAAGCTGGCGCCACTGAAGATCCGGTTGCGGAACAGGCTCAGCGGAACCATCGGGTCGGGCGTACGCAGCTCCCAGACGACGAACCACACCAGGCTGACCACGGTCACCGCGAGCGAGATCAGGGTGCTCGGGTGGGCGAGGCCGTCCTTGGCCGACTCGATGATGGTCCAGACCAGCGCGGTCATGCCGACCAGGGAGAGGATCATGCCGAGCGGGTCGGCCTTGCGCCACGGTCCCTTGGACTCCGGCATCAGGACGATCGCCGCGATGATGGCGACGA of the Micromonospora sp. NBC_01796 genome contains:
- a CDS encoding alpha/beta hydrolase → MTLVRPDFDPELRALLAEMQPMPPLSPELLAQLRQFPPTPVDTLLDGRAATHREITIPVQDGAQIPLSIFSPSGADRPTAAPCVYWVHGGGMIMGDRFSQVDIPLEWLDRFGAVVVSVDYRLAPDVTGTTLVDDAYAGLLWVAEHADELGIDPARIVVAGTSAGGGLAAGVTLMARDRATPAIAAQMLIYPMLDHRNDTTSSQQYEAKPGVWTREMNEYGWRSVLGDLADEDVPAYVSPALADDLSGLPTTYIDAGTAEVFRDEDVDYATRIWAAGGQAELHIWAGGFHGFDALYPQVPVSAAARRTRTDWLTRVLNPVPAE
- a CDS encoding MFS transporter, translating into MMDRQPGRWLILIVLCLSTLVLIIDNMVLTVSVPPIAADLGASAQDIQWIIDSYILVFAGLLLTSGSLSDRFGRRRVMIIGLVIFGAASLVATFAQNPEQLIAGRVLMGIGGALIMPSTLSILITVFDDEERPRAIAAWSAVAMVGLVGGPVLGGVLIAHFWWGAVFLMNVPIALVAIIAAIVLMPESKGPWRKADPLGMILSLVGMTALVWTIIESAKDGLAHPSTLISLAVTVVSLVWFVVWELRTPDPMVPLSLFRNRIFSGASFSLVLLTFANGGLMLVLTQYLQFVLGYSPTQTGLAFAPMAVATLASNTVGATLGQKIGNRWMTAAGLVVIAAGFGALATLSAENGFGMLVAAMVLIGIGGGLALPAATAALMGAVPTEHAGVGSALNDTVQQAGAALGVAILGAVLSRTFTGSMPDSAPEASRHSISDALNLATGTGNTGLAETAREAFTTAMSASFVAGGAGVLAAAVLALVLMRDRSTNPATPAPDQIREPVGHPAG